The following are from one region of the Georgenia sp. M64 genome:
- a CDS encoding LacI family DNA-binding transcriptional regulator, protein MTISAVAARAGVSVASVSRVLNDDPRVGQDIRERVRKAVLETDYFPSAAARSLRGRSTGQLSLVVDDIGNPAYVETMRALQALAREHGLRLLVESTDGRLEEELRVVESLRQRYVDGLIMTSTRFHPKLVKALREPAVPVVVIGSVPDGLAVDSVGADAADGARIATDHLLDQGCERLAMVNGPEGTLPARSRSGGFRAALDGRGAGEPVITHAAAFTREAGYETTARLLAEHDVDGLFCANDQLAVGAFHACQDAGLRVPEDVALVGMDNSRDATVCRPQLSSVDLRFADRGRLAGQMLLDRIHGRYTGAPRRQQVYTELVVRGSSTRRRDT, encoded by the coding sequence GTGACGATCTCTGCCGTCGCTGCACGTGCGGGCGTCTCTGTCGCCTCTGTCTCCCGCGTCCTCAACGACGATCCGCGCGTCGGCCAGGACATCCGTGAGCGGGTCCGGAAAGCAGTTCTAGAAACCGATTACTTCCCGAGCGCCGCGGCGCGCTCGCTCCGGGGGCGCTCGACGGGCCAGCTGAGCCTCGTCGTCGACGACATCGGGAACCCCGCCTACGTCGAGACGATGCGTGCGCTCCAGGCGCTCGCCCGCGAGCACGGGCTCCGACTGCTGGTCGAGTCGACCGACGGTCGGCTCGAGGAGGAGCTGCGGGTCGTGGAGAGCCTCCGCCAGCGGTACGTCGACGGGCTCATCATGACCTCGACCCGGTTCCATCCCAAGCTCGTCAAGGCGCTTCGCGAGCCGGCCGTCCCGGTCGTCGTCATCGGCTCCGTCCCCGACGGGCTCGCCGTCGACTCCGTCGGTGCCGACGCGGCCGACGGCGCACGGATCGCCACGGATCACCTGCTCGACCAGGGGTGCGAGCGACTGGCCATGGTCAACGGTCCCGAGGGGACGCTGCCCGCGCGGAGCCGGTCCGGCGGGTTCCGCGCCGCCCTCGACGGTCGCGGAGCCGGCGAGCCGGTCATCACCCACGCCGCGGCCTTCACCCGCGAGGCCGGGTACGAGACCACCGCCCGCCTGCTCGCCGAGCACGACGTCGACGGCCTCTTCTGCGCCAACGACCAGCTGGCCGTCGGCGCGTTCCACGCCTGCCAGGACGCCGGGCTGCGCGTGCCCGAGGACGTCGCCCTGGTGGGGATGGACAACTCCCGGGACGCCACGGTCTGCCGTCCCCAGCTGAGCAGCGTCGATCTCCGGTTCGCCGACCGTGGCCGCCTCGCCGGTCAGATGCTCCTCGACCGCATCCACGGCCGCTACACGGGAGCCCCGCGCCGCCAGCAGG